The Triplophysa rosa linkage group LG15, Trosa_1v2, whole genome shotgun sequence genome has a segment encoding these proteins:
- the mgat2 gene encoding alpha-1,6-mannosyl-glycoprotein 2-beta-N-acetylglucosaminyltransferase, whose product MRFRIYKRKVVILTIVVVICGFGVWNSGRAKKASAVFPKETETVKRSGGHVPVTSPVTRKPPNETLPEKPPAAKTEVDNTTLVYRGIVFQLNFDQTLRNEEKFGKVRRKDDLVVVVQVHNRPEYLRLLVDSLRKAKGIENVFLIFSHDLWSPEINQIVASVDFCLVLQIFFPFSIQLYPQEFPGNDPKDCPRDVAKKDALKLGCINAEYPDSFGHYREAKFSQTKHHWWWKLHFVWDRVRVLKDHHGLVLLIEEDHYLAPDFYHLLKLMVSLKKEQCPDCDVLSLGSYGHVSYSSKANKVEVKVWKSTEHNMGMVLTRDAYQKLLRCTDTFCTYDDYNWDWSLQHLTVTCLPTFLKVMVSEAPRVFHAGDCGMHHKKSACMPSGQKTKIENILQSSGNQLFPKQLLITKRLPAAGAKGVAPHVKNGGWGDIRDHELCKSYLRLH is encoded by the coding sequence ATGAGATTCCGGATTTACAAGCGAAAGGTGGTTATTCTGACCATAGTGGTGGTCATCTGTGGATTTGGCGTGTGGAACAGCGGAAGGGCGAAGAAGGCGAGCGCGGTTTTTCCTAAAGAGACGGAGACCGTTAAACGGAGCGGCGGTCATGTACCGGTCACGTCGCCTGTCACGCGGAAACCGCCTAACGAGACGCTTCCGGAAAAGCCACCTGCTGCCAAAACCGAAGTAGACAACACCACCCTAGTGTACCGAGGAATCGTGTTCCAGCTCAACTTTGACCAGACCCTCAGGAATGAAGAGAAGTTCGGGAAGGTACGTCGGAAGGACGACCTCGTGGTCGTGGTTCAAGTTCACAACCGTCCGGAATACTTGCGACTGCTGGTGGACAGTCTGAGGAAAGCCAAGGGCATCGAGAACGTCTTTCTGATCTTCAGCCACGACCTCTGGTCCCCGGAGATCAACCAGATAGTGGCGTCCGTCGACTTCTGCCTCGTCCTCCAGATATTCTTCCCCTTCAGCATCCAGCTCTATCCTCAAGAGTTCCCGGGGAACGATCCGAAAGACTGTCCCAGAGATGTCGCCAAGAAAGACGCCTTGAAGTTAGGCTGCATAAACGCAGAGTACCCCGACTCCTTCGGCCACTACCGGGAGGCCAAGTTCTCTCAGACCAAACACCACTGGTGGTGGAAGCTGCATTTCGTGTGGGACCGAGTCCGAGTTCTGAAGGACCACCATGGCCTGGTGTTGCTCATCGAGGAGGACCACTACCTCGCTCCCGATTTCTATCACCTCCTCAAGCTGATGGTGTCTCTGAAGAAGGAGCAGTGCCCCGACTGCGACGTGCTCTCGCTGGGCAGCTACGGACACGTCAGCTATTCCAGCAAAGCCAACAAGGTGGAGGTGAAGGTGTGGAAGTCCACCGAGCACAACATGGGCATGGTGCTGACCAGAGACGCCTATCAGAAACTGCTCAGGTGCACAGACACCTTCTGCACCTACGACGACTACAACTGGGACTGGTCGCTGCAACACTTGACGGTGACCTGTCTGCCCACCTTCCTGAAGGTCATGGTCAGCGAGGCGCCCCGCGTCTTCCATGCCGGCGATTGCGGCATGCATCACAAGAAGTCGGCCTGCATGCCGAGCGGCCAGAAGACGAAAATCGAGAACATTCTGCAGAGCAGCGGGAACCAGCTGTTCCCCAAACAGCTGCTCATCACCAAGAGACTCCCGGCCGCTGGAGCCAAAGGTGTGGCTCCTCACGTGAAGAACGGAGGCTGGGGAGACATCAGGGACCACGAGCTCTGCAAGAGCTACCTTCGCTTACACTGA
- the tbc1d7 gene encoding TBC1 domain family member 7 codes for MIMAEDPQRNFRSAYYEKVGFRGVEEKRSLEILLKDNPLDVEKLSTFSQRFPLPSMYRIHVWKVLLGIIPPHTDSHALVSRYRAEQFEDVSAALTAMRFVNAATPPTELYLRMYQLEIQQLPRRSELRSPVGGDEHFLAVARAMEEIIDDPVDCYWLIKCFVNQFNHKFGDSIPHLPKSLEHFLSQEDSGLLAHLKASGSLASLPYCLWFRRCFAGCLPESSLQRVWDKVISGSCKILVFVAVEILLSYKIMLMGMNHPDGVFNFLSNMPQENTDAIVTKAIDLWHKHCGTPMHSV; via the exons ATGATCATGGCTGAAGATCCCCAGAGAAACTTCCGCTCCGCGTATTATGAGAAAGTGGGATTCAGAGGTGTGGAGGAGAAAAGATCTCTGGAGATTCTGCTGAAGGACAATCCACTGG ACGTGGAGAAGTTAAGCACATTCAGTCAGAGGTTTCCACTGCCCTCTATGTACAGGATACATGTGTGGAAAGTCTTATTGG GTATAATACCTCCTCACACTGATTCTCACGCTCTGGTTTCTCGATATCGCGCCGAGCAGTTTGAAGACGTCAGCGCGGCTTTGACGGCCATGAGGTTCGTGAACGCGGCCACGCCCCCTACAGAACTTTACCTCCGGATGTATCAGCTGGAGATCCAACAGCTTCCCCGAAGATCTGAGCTGAGATCACCT GTCGGAGGCGATGAACATTTCCTGGCTGTTGCCCGGGCGATGGAGGAGATCATTGATGACCCTGTGGACTGCTATTGGCTGATCAAATGTTTTGTCAATCAGTTTAATCACAAGTTTGGAGACTCTATACCTCACCTG ccTAAGAGTTTGGAGCACTTCTTGTCTCAGGAGGACAGCGGTCTGTTGGCTCATCTGAAGGCGTCTGGCAGTCTGGCTTCACTGCCGTACTGTCTGTGGTTCAGACGCTGTTTCGCAGGCTGTTTACCAGAGTCCAGTCTACAGAG GGTGTGGGATAAAGTGATCAGTGGCTCCTGTAAGATTTTGGTGTTTGTTGCCGTGGAGATTCTGCTCAGTTATAAGATCATGCTGATGGGAATGAATCACCCTGACGGAGTCTTCAACTTCCTGTCTAAT ATGCCACAGGAAAATACAGACGCTATCGTGACCAAAGCCATCGACCTCTGGCACAAACACTGCGGGACACCCATGCATTCTGTTTAA
- the phactr1 gene encoding phosphatase and actin regulator 1 — MRSDSLVPGTHTPPIRRRSKLASLGRLFKPWKWRKKKSDNFKQTSAVLERKMSTRQSREELIKRGVLKEVFEKDSSHVCDVDRQTILSPVSESTDRNLTVSFSEAQSSGDTVTCLTDLASKPSQAPPSAKPVPLPSDSADITHVRPVTLKQPPALPPKPYSRIPNHLTETFAKLSPPLPPKKVLICEPAHSFPFKCLPSLGTHAHTHTLTHPQQYATIPLSLHPPSRIIEELNKTLALTMQRLESSVLQAVPSVLVEMEEEKENRDSMHQSPPFTHTFSAHTCEDEDEDEDDDDDSLFTSTLALRILRKDSLAIKLSNRPSKRELEDKNILPMLTDQERLESRQQIGTKLTRRLSQRPSAEELEQRNILKPRNEQEELEEKRELKKRLSRKLSQRPTVEELREAKILIRFSDYVEVAEAQDYDRRADKPWTRLTAADKAAIRKELNEFKSSEMEVHESSRHLTRFHRP, encoded by the exons ATGCGGTCGGATTCGCTGGTGCCCGGGACACACACGCCTCCAATCCGCCGGCGGAGTAAACTGGCCAGTCTGGGACGACTCTTTAAACCGTGGAAatggagaaagaaaaagagcgACAACTTCAAACAGACATCTGCTG TTCTGGAGAGAAAGATGTCGACCCGTCAGAGCAGAGAAGAGCTGATCAAGAGAGGAGTGTTGAAAGAAGTGTTTGAGAAAG ATTCGTCTCACGTGTGTGATGTGGACAGACAGACCATCCTCAGTCCTGTGTCAGAATCGACTGACAGGAACCTCACAG TTTCCTTCTCAGAAGCGCAGTCGTCTGGAGACACCGTGACATGTCTTACGGATCTCGCCTCAAAGCCATCTCAAGCCCCGCCCTCTGCGAAACCTGTGCCGTTGCCGAGCGACAGCGCTGACATCACACACGTGAGACCGGTGACACTAAAACAGCCACCTGCCTTACCGCCAAAGCCATACAGCAGAATCCCCAACCACCTGACAG aaacATTCGCTAAACTGTCGCCACCTCTTCCTCCAAAGAAAGTGTTGATTTGTGAGCCGGCACATTCATTTCCATTCAAATGTCTGCCATCACTGggaacacacgcgcacacacacactctgacaCACCCGCAGCAGTACGCAACCATCCCTCTGTCACTGCACCCGCCCAGTCGCATCATAGAAGAACTCAATAAAACCCTCGCGCTCACCATGCAAAGACTAGAGAG ttctGTTCTGCAGGCGGTTCCATCTGTTCTGGTGGAGATGGAGGAGGAGAAAGAGAACAGAGACTCTATGCACCAATCACCACCCTTCACACACACCTTCAGCGCACACACGTGTGAGGACGAGGACGAGGACGAGGACGATGATGACGACTCTTTGTTTACAA gtacACTGGCTTTAAGGATCTTGCGTAAAGATTCGTTGGCGATCAAACTGAGTAATCGTCCATCAAAGAGAGAACTGGAGGATAAAAATATTCTGCCCATGTTGACGGATCAGGAGAGACTCGAATCCAGACAACAGATCGGCACCAAACTCACCCG TCGACTCAGTCAGAGACCTTCAGCAGAAGAACTGGAACAGAGGAACATTCTCAAGC CTCGAAACGAACAAGAAGAACTGGAGGAGAAACGAGAGCTAAAGAAAAGACTCTCGAGGAAG TTGAGTCAGAGGCCGACCGTAGAGGAGCTCCGAGAGGCCAAAATTCTCATCCGCTTCAGCGATTATGTGGAAGTGGCGGAAGCTCAGGATTACGACCGGCGGGCCGATAAACCCTGGACGCGTCTCACTGCCGCCGATAAG GCCGCCATACGTAAAGAACTCAATGAGTTCAAGAGCTCAGAGATGGAGGTGCACGAGTCCAGTCGACATCTAACCAG GTTTCATCGACCGTAG
- the si:ch211-221n20.8 gene encoding fibulin-1 isoform X1, producing the protein MSVTQALLLFVMLFATDVLNTEPEQHEALKHTDTHNMMDQNEITTISNFSQTSQKSPSPGLVAGCHGNQVQSDGQNCSCAAGHSQDETDECKDIDECQQGDPCGYHADCTNTPGSFLCSCLRGYLMGLKGCQDIDECVLAAVTGLRACGRRAECTNTPGSFICSCPLGYVLALDGHNCVDVDECNFEENCRRELGNVCVNTEGSYKCSCQHGFREVEATCADVDECVEQQNVCVGGGECENTLGSYRCVCKRGYRGNGTHCSDINECLSGDHGCDVNARCGNIIGSYFCQCHQGYSGDGHACYDVDECAQDNGLCEHNCTNEPGTHSCHCSTGYTLTRDLHNCTDVDECAVSNDTCEQFCTNTRGSFLCSCRHGYQLHIDGHSCVGQCV; encoded by the exons atgTCAGTCACACAGGCTCTGTTGTTGTTCGTGATGCTGTTTGCGACCGACGTTCTCAATACAGAACCAGAACAACATGAAGCTCTGAAACACACCGACACACACAACATGATGGATCAG AATGAAATTACAACCATTAGCAACTTCAGTCAGACGTCACAGAAGTCTCCGTCCCCag GATTGGTTGCTGGTTGCCATGGTAACCAGGTTCAATCAGATGGTCAGAATTGCTCTTGTGCAGCAGGTCACAGTCAGGACGAGACAGACGAGTGTAAag ATATTGATGAATGTCAGCAGGGTGACCCTTGTGGTTACCATGCCGACTGCACGAACACACCCGGATCCTTCCTGTGCAGTTGTCTCCGTGGTTACCTGATGGGTCTGAAGGGATGTCAAG ACATAGATGAGTGTGTGTTAGCAGCAGTAACGGGCCTCCGGGCGTGTGGACGCAGGGCAGAGTGCACAAACACACCCGGATCTTTCATCTGTTCCTGTCCGCTCGGATACGTGCTGGCGCTGGACGGGCACAACTGCGTCG ACGTGGATGAGTGTAATTTCGAGGAGAACTGTCGGCGAGAACTCGGGAACGTGTGTGTGAATACAGAAGGATCATACAAGTGTTCATGTCAACACGGATTCAGAGAGGTAGAAGCCACTTGTGCAG ATGTTGATGAGTGCGTCGAGCAGCAGAACGTGTGTGTCGGTGGAGGGGAATGCGAGAACACGCTGGGAAgttacaggtgtgtgtgtaagcGAGGTTACCGTGGAAACGGCACCCACTGCTCAG atatAAACGAGTGTTTGTCTGGAGATCATGGCTGTGATGTCAACGCTCGCTGTGGGAATATCATCGGCTCATATTTCTGTCAGTGTCATCAGGGATACAGCGGAGACGGACACGCCTGCTATG atgTAGACGAGTGTGCTCAGGATAATGGACTCTGTgaacacaactgcacaaatgaGCCGGGAACACACAGCTGCCATTGTTCTACAGGATACACGCTTACACGTGACCTACACAACTGTACAG ACGTGGACGAGTGTGCGGTCAGTAATGACACATGTGAACAGTTCTGTACGAACACGCGTGGATCATTCCTGTGCTCCTGTCGCCACGGATACCAGCTGCACATAGATGGACACAGTTGTGTGGGTCAGTGTGTGTGA
- the si:ch211-221n20.8 gene encoding fibrillin-3 isoform X2: MSVTQALLLFVMLFATDVLNTEPEQHEALKHTDTHNMMDQNEITTISNFSQTSQKSPSPGLVAGCHGNQVQSDGQNCSCAAGHSQDETDECKDIDECQQGDPCGYHADCTNTPGSFLCSCLRGYLMGLKGCQDVDECNFEENCRRELGNVCVNTEGSYKCSCQHGFREVEATCADVDECVEQQNVCVGGGECENTLGSYRCVCKRGYRGNGTHCSDINECLSGDHGCDVNARCGNIIGSYFCQCHQGYSGDGHACYDVDECAQDNGLCEHNCTNEPGTHSCHCSTGYTLTRDLHNCTDVDECAVSNDTCEQFCTNTRGSFLCSCRHGYQLHIDGHSCVGQCV; the protein is encoded by the exons atgTCAGTCACACAGGCTCTGTTGTTGTTCGTGATGCTGTTTGCGACCGACGTTCTCAATACAGAACCAGAACAACATGAAGCTCTGAAACACACCGACACACACAACATGATGGATCAG AATGAAATTACAACCATTAGCAACTTCAGTCAGACGTCACAGAAGTCTCCGTCCCCag GATTGGTTGCTGGTTGCCATGGTAACCAGGTTCAATCAGATGGTCAGAATTGCTCTTGTGCAGCAGGTCACAGTCAGGACGAGACAGACGAGTGTAAag ATATTGATGAATGTCAGCAGGGTGACCCTTGTGGTTACCATGCCGACTGCACGAACACACCCGGATCCTTCCTGTGCAGTTGTCTCCGTGGTTACCTGATGGGTCTGAAGGGATGTCAAG ACGTGGATGAGTGTAATTTCGAGGAGAACTGTCGGCGAGAACTCGGGAACGTGTGTGTGAATACAGAAGGATCATACAAGTGTTCATGTCAACACGGATTCAGAGAGGTAGAAGCCACTTGTGCAG ATGTTGATGAGTGCGTCGAGCAGCAGAACGTGTGTGTCGGTGGAGGGGAATGCGAGAACACGCTGGGAAgttacaggtgtgtgtgtaagcGAGGTTACCGTGGAAACGGCACCCACTGCTCAG atatAAACGAGTGTTTGTCTGGAGATCATGGCTGTGATGTCAACGCTCGCTGTGGGAATATCATCGGCTCATATTTCTGTCAGTGTCATCAGGGATACAGCGGAGACGGACACGCCTGCTATG atgTAGACGAGTGTGCTCAGGATAATGGACTCTGTgaacacaactgcacaaatgaGCCGGGAACACACAGCTGCCATTGTTCTACAGGATACACGCTTACACGTGACCTACACAACTGTACAG ACGTGGACGAGTGTGCGGTCAGTAATGACACATGTGAACAGTTCTGTACGAACACGCGTGGATCATTCCTGTGCTCCTGTCGCCACGGATACCAGCTGCACATAGATGGACACAGTTGTGTGGGTCAGTGTGTGTGA